In one Bactrocera tryoni isolate S06 chromosome 5, CSIRO_BtryS06_freeze2, whole genome shotgun sequence genomic region, the following are encoded:
- the LOC120777476 gene encoding cold shock domain-containing protein E1, giving the protein MNAQSKGYRTGEDIYDNISCDGFFNMNAMRIQTTFPPIGTFTLDSTLGPPPSQSQNQPPISQHPPPIGIFDANEVPEIIQNPATIGVFQSNSVLSNGGGSGGGGGNNSSSIFSSQSSSSSAANDPSQATRETGIIEKLLHSYGFIQCCERQARLFFHFSQFSGNIDHLKIGDPVEFEMTYDRRTGKPIASQVSKIAPEVVLSEERVTGTVTTELRTDCANNLLSSNETTGRISYENRGECFFLPYTKDDVEGNVNLRAGDKVSFQIATNQRGNLGACHIRLENPAQPVKYRGVVCSMKESFGFIERADVVKEIFFHFSEAEGNVELRPGDDVEFTIQTRNGREFACNITRLAPGSVIFEDVDTTIYKGQVLKPLDRNNPTRQTNDPLPGRIRYRAPDYSEVEVPFGDKDQKGDFTLRHGDWVQFLLATDRRDQLQRATSISLLDETFKVSGEKREQGVVASLKDGFGFLRCVERNLRLFFHFTEVLDTSREIAVNDEVEFTVVQEPGVPYNTSRLHAIRIKHLPPNTVQFEMLMASNIEGSVTREAPKSPVKSQDRVEGGVITYDHGDVKKTIMYFLKDCEKPPRIGDRVRFDIYLVKRNKEFIAVNVQLIGQMQQIHQQQLQQQQQQQQPQHMLTNTTNQLQHQHMHNQNNEQMLLSNGVGVGLNTGIGGNTGGMLLPPQNGYLPLTNSTQLLSTPKIEDFKLDNNNLAMGEHGQTYRGFIAVIKENFGFIETLSHDEEVFFHFSNYVGNPNWLELGQEVEYTLSPNGNTSASGNCLPAENVRTLPKGSIPQPAILDGTHNGIVARPLRCINPDQQEYAGLIEVLDETKQSVLTQHEFGITSLVNKRDLLQKGDLVTFRIDEIGRAADINAVRQKKRATVDSIKGQFGFLNYEIEDGKKLFFHMSEVQGNAVALHPGDTVEFSVVTNQRNGKSSACNVLKINDRPDRLISRLKLNADDTVPRLIITRAPRGPQSKGFLPQARIARIPGILIE; this is encoded by the exons ATGAACGCCCAATCAAAAGGTTACCGCACCGGTGAag ATATCTACGATAACATTTCTTGCGATGGCTTTTTCAACATGAATGCCATGCGTATTCAAACCACTTTTCCGCCAATTGGCACTTTTACTTTGGATTCTACGCTGGGACCGCCACCGTCTCAGTCGCAAAATCAGCCACCGATATCCCAACACCCACCACCGATTGGTATTTTCGACGCTAACGAGGTGCCAGAGATCATTCAAAATCCGGCAACAATTGGTGTGTTCCAATCCAATAGCGTTTTGAGCAATGGTGGAGGTAGTGGTGGCGGGGGCGGTAATAACTCCTCATCCATATTTAGTTCGCAATCGAGCTCTTCATCAGCTGCCAACGATCCAAGTCAAGCAACGCGTGAGACTGGAATTATTGAGAAACTTTTG cattCTTATGGATTCATTCAATGTTGTGAGCGTCAGGCACGTTTATTCTTTCACTTCTCGCAATTCAGCGGTAATATTGATCACTTAAAAATCGGTGATCCGGTCGAATTTGAAATGACTTACGATCGTCGCACAGGCAAGCCAATAGCAAGTCAAGTTTCGAAGATAGCACCAGAAGTG GTGTTATCGGAGGAACGAGTTACTGGCACTGTTACAACAGAACTTCGTACTGATTGCGCTAACAATTTGCTTTCGTCAAACGAGACAACTGGTCGCATCAGCTATGAAAATCGTGGCGAGTGCTTTTTCTTACCTTATACCAAAGATGATGTTGAGGGAAATGTCAATTTACGCGCCGGCGACAAAGTTAGTTTTCAAATTGCAACTAACCAAAG AGGTAACCTTGGTGCTTGCCACATTCGTTTGGAGAATCCCGCACAGCCTGTTAAGTATCGTGGTGTTGTCTGCTCCATGAAAGAATCGTTTGGTTTTATTGAACGTGCTGATGTCGTCAAAGaaattttcttccatttttctgAAGCTGAGGGAAACGTTGAGTTGCGTCCAGGTGACGATGTTGAATTTACCATACAAACCCGTAAC GGTCGCGAATTTGCTTGTAATATAACGAGATTAGCACCAGGATCAGTTATATTTGAGGACGTAGATACCACGATCTACAAAGGGCAGGTGTTGAAGCCCCTTGACCGCAATAATCCAACTCGGCAAACTAATGATCCATTGCCCGGTCGTATACGGTATCGCGCACCAGACTATTCCGAAGTGGAAGTTCCCTTTGGGGACAAGGATCAG AAGGGTGACTTCACTTTGCGACATGGTGACTGGGTACAATTTTTACTCGCAACTGATAGACGCGATCAACTGCAGCGTGCTACTTCGATTTCTCTACTCGATGAAACCTTTAAGGTTTCCGGTGAGAAGCGTGAGCAAGGTGTTGTTGCTTCACTTAAGGACGGTTTTGGCTTTTTACGTTGTGTTGAACGCAATTTacgtttattttttcactttacggAGGTGTTGGATACT agCCGGGAAATTGCTGTCAATGACGAAGTTGAATTTACTGTTGTGCAAGAGCCCGGTGTTCCATACAATACATCTCGCTTGCATGCCATTCGCATAAAGCACTTACCACCAAATACGGTGCAGTTTGAGATGTTAATGGCAAGTAATATTGAAG GCTCTGTAACGCGTGAGGCGCCTAAAAGTCCCGTCAAGTCCCAAGATCGTGTAGAGGGCGGTGTGATCACATATGATCACGGTGATGTCAAAAAGACTATAATGTATTTCCTTAAAGACTGCGAGAAACCACCAAGAATTGGAGATCGTGTACGATTCGATATCTACTTG GTAAAACGAAACAAAGAATTCATTGCTGTAAATGTACAACTAATTggacaaatgcaacaaatacatcagcaacaattgcaacaacaacaacaacaacagcaaccacaaCATATGTTAACCAATACAACGAACCAACTGCAACATCAACATATGCACAACCAAAACAATGAGCAAATGCTACTGTCCAATGGTGTCGGCGTTGGTCTTAATACCGGCATCGGCGGTAACACCGGTGGTATGTTGCTACCGCCACAAAACGGTTATTTACCACTGACTAATTCAACTCAGCTGCTATCCACACCAAAGATTGAAGACTTCAAATTGGACAATAATAACTTAGCAATGGGTGAACATGGACAAACTTACCGTGGCTTTATTGCTGTCATCAaagaaaattttggttttattgagACGCTTTCGCACGATGAAGAAGtcttttttcactttagcaATTATGTTGGCAATCCTAACTGGTTGGAATTGGGTCAAGAGGTTGAATATACTCTGTCGCCGAATGGCAACACTTCCGCCTCTGGAAATTGCTTGCCGGCTGAAAATGTGCGCACACTACCAAAAGGTTCCATACCACAGCCAGCCATTTTGGATGGTACTCATAACGGTATAGTGGCACGTCCACTACGCTGCATCAATCCCGATCAACAGGAGTATGCTGGACTTATTGAAGTTTTGGATGAAACTAAACAAAGTGTGCTGACACAGCACGAGTTCGGAATTACCAGTTTAGTGAATAAGCGCGATTTGCTACAAAAAGGTGATTTGGTCACTTTCCGGATTGATGAAATTGGACGCGCTGCTGATATAAATGCTGTACGCCAAAAGAAACGTGCAACTGTTGATTCAATTAAAGGACAATTTGGTTTTCTCAATTATGAAATTGAGGATGGCAAAAAGCTCTTCTTTCACATGTCAGAGGTGCAAGGCAATGCCGTTGCTTTACATCCAGGTGATACTGTTGAATTTTCGGTGGTTACCAATCag CGCAATGGCAAATCATCAGCTTGCAATGTACTGAAGATCAACGATCGTCCAGACCGTTTAATATCCCGGTTAAAGCTAAATGCAGATGATACTGTGCCACGATTAATCATCACGCGAGCACCACGAGGACCACAAAGCAAGGGCTTCTTGCCCCAAGCACGCATTGCACGTATTCCAG gcattttaattgaataa
- the LOC120777698 gene encoding AFG3-like protein 2 — MAHRLIQSAKAMERCLRRSYVTNNLNLRASNRNVLGSPEFFQTPLIQFLLEQVQHFCKKPPKGFEKYFEEGKSVDKKSSDGEASKSKESKSSVGKETSSNTSTTNKSDWSFGMFTNSSKGSQGNRGTGGGPGRPIGEGSGGDREKWIIFGAVSAVALLASIAFFEMGYKEISWKEFVNNYLNKGLVEKLEVVNKKWVRVRILPGNSQDSSGVLWFNIGSVDSFERNLESAQTDLGIEPLNYVPVIYRTEVEASALTGLLPTLLIIGFLVYMMRRSADMMGGGRGRKGGGLFGGVMQSTAKLINSNEIGVRFKDVAGCEEAKIEIMEFVNFLKNPQQYIDLGAKIPKGAMLTGPPGTGKTLLAKATAGEANVPFISVSGSEFLEMFVGVGPSRVRDMFSMARKHAPCILFIDEIDAVGRKRGGKSFGGHSEQENTLNQLLVEMDGFNTTTNVVVLAATNRVDILDKALMRPGRFDRQIFVPAPDIKGRANIFKVHLGPLKTDLDKQDLARKMAALTPGFTGADIANVCNEAALIAARDSLDAIMMKNFEQAIERVIAGMEKKTNVLAPEEKKTVAHHEAGHAVAGWFLEYADPLLKVSIIPRGKGLGYAQYLPKDQYLLSQEQLFDRMCMTLGGRVAEELFFNRITTGAQDDLKKITDSAYAQIVRFGMNEKVGQVSFDAGQQGDAVFTKPYSEETAQLIDSEVRVLIHKAHQRTTELLTKHKEDVRRVAERLLKNEILSRDDMIELLGPRPFKEKSTYEEFVEGTGSFEEDTSLPKGLQNWNKEKDEESKDTPPPKPVPTP, encoded by the exons ATGGCGCATAGATTGATTCAATCTGCGAAAGCGATGGAACGGTGCCTTCGTAGAAGTTATGTTaccaacaatttaaatttgagaGCTTCTAATCGAAATGTGTTGGGATCACCTGAGTTTTTTCAAACACCATTAATACAATTCTTGTTGGAGCAAGTGCAACACTTTTGTAAAAAGCCGCCAAAAGGATTTGAAAAATACTTTGAAGAAGGCAAATCAGTAGACAAGAAAAGTTCCGATGGTGAAGCATCGAAATCGAAAGAAAGCAAATCATCAGTTGGTAAAGAAACTAGCTCCAATACATCTACAACAAATAAAAGTGATTGGAGTTTTGGTATGTTTACAAATAGTTCAAAAGGGTCACAGGGAAATCGTGGAACTGGTGGAGGCCCTGGTCGACCGATAGGAGAAGGTTCTGGAGGTGATCGAGAGAAATGGATAATTTTTGGAGCTGTAAGCGCGGTCGCATTGCTGGcgtcaatagccttttttgaaatGGGTTATAAAGAAATCTCATGGAAAGAATTTgttaataa CTATCTAAATAAGGGTCTGGTGGAAAAATTGGAGGTGGTCAACAAGAAGTGGGTTCGTGTGCGTATACTTCCAGGAAATTCACAAGATTCTAGTGGTGTGCTTTGGTTTAACATCGGCAGTGTAGACTCTTTTGAACGTAATTTAGAATCTGCACAGACCGACCTTGGTATTGAACCACTTAATTACGTTCCTGTCATATACCGCACGGAAGTAGAAGCGTCAGCCCTAACGGGCCTTTTGCCAACACTCCTAATAATAGGATTTTTGGTGTATATGATGCGTCGCTCAGCTGATATGATGGGTGGTGGTCGTGGAAGAAAAGGCGGTGGATTATTCGGCGGCGTAATGCAGTCCACAGCGAAACTTATTAATTCAAACGAAATTGGCGTACGCTTTAa GGATGTTGCGGGTTGTGAGGAAGCCAAAATCGAAATTATGGAATTCGTGAACTTCTTAAAAAATCCTCAACAATATATTGATCTCGGcgcaaaaattccaaaaggtGCTATGCTCACAGGTCCACCTGGTACAGGAAAAACATTATTAGCAAAGGCAACCGCTGGTGAAGCAAATGTTCCTTTTATAAGCGTATCCGGTTCCGAGTTTTTGGAAATGTTTGTTGGTGTAGGTCCGTCACGTGTTCGAGATATGTTTTCCATGGCTAGAAAGCATGCACCatgtattttgtttattgatgAAATTGATGCGGTTGGACGCAAACGTGGTGGTAAATCTTTTGGTGGACATTCTGAACAAGAGAACACATTAAATCAATTGTTGGTTGAAATGGACGGCTTCAATACGACTACTAATGTTGTTGTGTTAGCTGCAACTAATCGTGTTGATATATTAGACAAAGCGCTCATGCGTCCAGGAAGATTCGATCGTCAGATTTTTGTTCCAGCACCTGACATTAAAGGACGTGCCAACATTTTTAAG gTACATCTGGGTCCTCTAAAGACTGATTTGGATAAGCAAGATCTTGCTCGTAAAATGGCAGCATTGACACCTGGCTTCACCGGCGCTGACATTGCAAATGTATGCAATGAAGCTGCTCTTATAGCTGCGCGCGATTCCTTGGATGCAATTATGATGAAAAATTTCGAACAAGCGATCGAGCGAGTGATAGCTGGTATGGAGAAAAAGACAAATGTTTTAGCTCCAGAAGAAAAGAAGACAGTAGCGCATCACGAAGCGGGACACGCGGTTGCGGGTTGGTTTTTGGAGTATGCAGATCCACTGTTAAAAGTTTCAATTATACCACGCGGAAAGGGTCTTGGTTATGCCCAGTACTTGCCTAAAGATCAGTACTTACTATCACAGGAACAACTTTTTGATCGAATGTGCATGACACTGGGTGGACGTGTTGCGGAGGAGTTATTCTTTAATCGCATTACAACTGGAGCACAGGACGACTTGAAAAAGATAACGGATAGTGCTTATGCCCAAATTGTTCGTTTCGGCATGAACGAGAAGGTTGGTCAAGTGAGCTTTGACGCGGGTCAGCAAGGTGATGCTGTTTTCACTAAGCCCTATTCGGAAGAAACGGCGCAATTGATTGATAGTGAAGTCCGCGTTCTTATTCATAAAGCTCATCAACGCACTACAGAATTGCTCACTAAACATAAAGAAGATGTCCGCCGTGTAGCTGAGCGCCTTTTAAAGAATGAAATCTTAAGTCGCGATGATATGATCGAATTGCTGGGTCCACGCCCATTCAAAGAAAAGTCTACATACGAAGAATTCGTCGAAGGTACAGGTTCTTTCGAAGAAGACACATCATTGCCAAAGGGCTTGCAAAATTGGAATAAGGAAAAAGATGAGGAGAGCAAAGACACACCACCACCGAAACCTGTTCCAACGCCCTAA